In Daphnia magna isolate NIES linkage group LG7, ASM2063170v1.1, whole genome shotgun sequence, a single genomic region encodes these proteins:
- the LOC116927564 gene encoding leucine-rich repeat extensin-like protein 5, protein MGYPAPPTATSSPMAYPTPSAPTPALNGYPAGPSSLVAMGNPAPMTPPAATMALSPLSMNYPAPPVTTPTPTGYPAPPTPAQMNYSAPMAVTPTPMGYAALPSAPAVYPSSPVTAPAPTGYLGTPSTMSAMMLNSAPTPAPASYTAPPVVTPAAMVYPSPPATMQMPMGYSVAPAPAPTPMINAAPLSLLPGPMSYAAPPMATPFQMGYSAPSAPTPAPMGYSLPPAAIPAAMSIPAPLAPTAPAAMGYPASVAPPPVPANYPALPVIPISVTSPPPYPMSAAIPVTTPRPYPINFSSIY, encoded by the coding sequence ATGGGCTATCCTGCACCCCCGACAGCTACGTCTTCGCCAATGGCCTATCCTACACCATCAGCACCAACACCAGCACTTAATGGATATCCTGCAGGACCTTCATCACTCGTAGCTATGGGCAATCCCGCACCAATGACACCTCCGGCTGCAACTATGGCACTTTCACCTTTATCAATGAACTATCCTGCTCCACCGGTAACTACACCCACCCCAACAGGCTATCCCGCTCCTCCGACACCTGCACAGATGAACTATTCTGCACCTATGGCAGTTACACCCACACCGATGGGGTATGCCGCACTTCCTTCAGCACCAGCAGTTTATCCTTCATCTCCAGTAACTGCTCCTGCACCAACGGGCTATCTTGGAACTCCATCCACTATGTCCGCGATGATGTTAAATTCCGCACCTACACCAGCACCGGCGAGCTATACTGCACCGCCAGTAGTTACACCAGCAGCGATGGTTTATCCTTCACCTCCAGCAACTATGCAAATGCCAATGGGATATTCCGTAGCTCCAGCCCCTGCGCCTACCCCGATGATAAACGCCGCACCTTTGTCACTTTTACCGGGACCGATGAGCTATGCTGCACCTCCTATGGCTACACCTTTCCAAATGGGCTACTCTGCACCTTCTGCACCTACACCAGCACCGATGGGCTATTCCTTACCACCGGCAGCTATACCCGCAGCAATGAGCATTCCTGCACCACTGGCCCCTACAGCACCCGCAGCAATGGGCTATCCTGCATCTGTGGCACCTCCACCTGTACCAGCGAACTATCCTGCACTTCCAGTGATCCCAATTTCTGTGACATCGCCTCCTCCCTATCCAATGAGTGCCGCAATTCCTGTAACTACTCCTCGTCCTTATCCGATCAATTTCTCTTCAATCTATTAA
- the LOC116926200 gene encoding LOW QUALITY PROTEIN: protein KIAA0100 (The sequence of the model RefSeq protein was modified relative to this genomic sequence to represent the inferred CDS: inserted 1 base in 1 codon; deleted 1 base in 1 codon) has protein sequence MGSLQWFLLFFVIFFFLFKRLLLYALNLIFTHKLKIEVRLGQVALLPPSVQNTYFLFKNFTVHIDKVRLTSSFVNADTKRLLGLLIEDVRFTRDCSANRNTSHEASILNPSETNRVNLLEKILPVLTSFVQFMCVSISNVTIVAQLNNNQLVHASINNLSLDGSILPRSQIALCGLVDAFSFRLLQTVATNERDGKITHSSHSIDTRSRQPCLSEFSVGVQTEIHVDPVLPAVTKLMLNISNPKLSVNDRLLKALEAKSVQESGPTQKNNLANWSLYFPRKCEFNVSGIEIKLYRHEDETFFVRTSLNLLEVTADTTLDTRSGDSLFDTNVKLHIQMLYSETKFGRWFSLSELDATVQVFSGNIDSTVNANRIAIVYSNTELLPWFKLILSKKKNARSEDKTASSRQTPLTLNFEVWDLSAVALFQDALPLRSGITHVQLQLVDHPATGGLSCEFEGETVWCCLGNRTPSDPGQKKVHFWNSPIYVGLVIGKIERRLGVLGMSDSMHSQLLLDVLRFEWSPNLIETILAIRKDLPRWGKVEDVSVPEEKTPLRVSHSLTVASANIFLMMKKECALMLRVDSLAADQQPDKTVASIEGLKGLFIVPGAPFSCAKSFEIKKGNLELLRLQLSLRKSAKSGTIDVDQLGLNWDTRLHMAVLQVIEEWKRFPWSFHPTETCAITNKCGLVSVAGLRVCFPYRYQFSEACQQEMVSVFKWLKLLHKKPRPAGYTEPLYRDIRLSVAKFSMVLCDDPFEVKLRDNYELREDEFRESLKRKRMLDAKIEELRRTHPLLTQGKIDELYANLGGRNVEIFVQRAQRMYETRPMRTALFRWEMEEVDLVALADPSFHGYANVVRNIQEMDPDSPWPDEELEFTTLWCRAVRATSRQLRFLLRDFPQPLLDIHELLLFGRLAGAEQQSSWRARRTCNVFIAPPWSDVQIERGMNQLKFYHDFSCDAESWRLAYGACWEPVIAQCNLAWDFVSPPSKDPSPALPFWDKMRLLFHGRITLSVQQLTLLLHTSLDPYNTTEEMELTWTDLAMDWTNANFILKGEFNVYVRTASKYDDCRLLHLPRLKLTIGLTWHCLADPNEHLAVQPCAPNRIPEYSSNQEHDSYRAFRSQSVTLAVSLETKASVISSNSSAAEVHALVYGSTLRWFENLKCILSGVSRPTRRGPLFQNTKPRKSQLSRHYKAVRLALSLHRFHIYYWMSASMQRGFELICGRLTMSSEHALRLVAVEDGLKHRPRADWSIVFLNCELNEAEVWLQSALGSDSDDNAELNVSLRQPVEKFYFLSVQRVSYGREAVLTPPFVAPGTASIVPTHRLVVQDLRAAWTKSNRQVAFALYDSWVKAQVLKRNLSAEVMKLLRMPESSVSPMKPRTSARISTEGAQPTPCKSNAGTTSSSSTGSTTAATSTPVVDSMLQQLLADHRNVVFSEDLSSTGSRPAVTGTSTSEGQEGVHLNWLIELVNSQVLLKGCETKGYIILAAAHAKILQRLHPPVWRDRSLVSKTSWVCSFDGMQYFATISAGEQDALDENILWLSTDHIAARLELESQTPSSLDYLPDMVGSGQSVGGVISETVGGCDSSALQLQRIVSRCNCEIVFVSYGQNTLDLDLDNDLEGLMDIPPPPSDDVMDLWAQREQPVDSFTLTHHDLNICTNSLQYEMLLDVINNLLLHVEPHRKEASERLQRLRFQLQLSSTEDQRRPVQQIQNQLRSLISQLRRLEKDTFMLQRALAEDPSNAQLIAEFDSLERKVYECKEQLNAANEELAMMVSCLKEXQLTAHQRLQAARQGSNVTTVRTSQINFKHAQWRLTEADGQLGIADVVLTNFLYNKLSKSDDACEHSLEIGYVSLANLLPNQIYKQVIVPTELNRNMPVDRQVAVRMFSRDKAPVGGICIKEIFEVNVVPFTFAMTYQFFKTMMRFCFPEKDPETLDGEGEHSESSTVNRKGGKHFSNVNKAKRGKESSFYVPIEDDVEKMKERAEKNKLFIYIKIPEVPVKVSYKGGKEKNIEDVHEFSLVVPTLEYHNVTWTWLDLFLAMKNDSKRVLLSQAIKQKLQIRPRSHVEEGGTPQEEDKARLLLGGLSMPGDARSSKRGGFWKPSK, from the exons atggGTAGCCTGCAATGGTTTCTTCTATTCttcgtaatttttttctttctttttaaacg TCTCCTTTTATATGCGTTAAACTTGATCTTCACGCACAAGCTTAAAATCGAAGTTCGTCTTGGGCAAGTCGCCCTTCTTCCACCTTCTGTTCAAAACACatattttttgttcaaaaatttcaCTGTG CATATTGATAAAGTGAGACTAACATCATCATTTGTAAATGCTGACACTAAGAGATTACTTGGATTGCTGATAGAAGATGTCAGATTCACAAGAGACTGTAGTGCTAATAGAAATACATCACATGAAGCTTCCATACTAAACCCAAGTGAAACCAACAGAGTTAATCTGcttgaaaaaattttacctGTTCTGACATCATTTGTTCAG TTTATGTGTGTCTCAATCAGCAATGTGACTATTGTTGCTCAATTAAACAACAATCAGTTAGTCCACGCTTCTATCAATAATCTGAGCTTAGATGGAAGTATTTTACCACGCTCGCAGATTGCACTCTGTGGGCTAGTTGATGCATTTTCATTCCGTCTTCTTCAAACGGTAGCCACCAATGAAAG AGATGGAAAGATCACCCATTCTTCACATTCTATTGATACAAGATCACGTCAGCCCTGCTTATCAGAATTTTCAGTTGGAGTTCAAACCGAAATTCATGTTGATCCCGTTTTACCTGCTGTCACG AAGTTAATGTTAAATATTTCAAATCCAAAACTGTCTGTTAATGACAGACTTTTGAAGGCTCTTGAAGCAAAAAGTGTACAAGAAAGTGGTCCTACTCAAAAGAACAACTTGGCAAATTGGTCTCTCTATTTTCCTCGC AAATGCGAGTTTAACGTCTCGGGCATCGAAATTAAGTTGTACAGACATGAGGACGAAACCTTTTTTGTCCGTACTTCTTTAAATCTCTTGGAAGTGACGGCTGATACAACGTTAGATACTAGAAGTG GCGACAGTTTGTTTGATACCAATGTCAAGCTACACATTCAAATGCTGTATTCCGAAACTAAATTTGGACGATGGTTTAGTTTGAGCGAATTGGACGCAACTGTTCAG GTTTTTTCTGGTAACATCGATTCAACAGTGAACGCAAATCGCATTGCAATTGTTTATTCAAATACCGAGTTATTACCTTGGTTTAAACTAATACtttccaagaagaaaaatgccaGATCTGAAGATAAAACTGCATCTTCCCGGCAAACCCCACTTACGCTCAATTTTGAAGTGTGGGACCTTTCCGCTGTAGCATTGTTTCAGGATGCCTTACCGCTGCGGAGTGGCATAACACACGTGCAACTTCAACTAGTCGATCACCCGGCGACTGGTGGATTAAGTTGTGAGTTTGAAGGTGAAACAGTCTGGTGTTGTTTAGGCAACAGAACGCCGTCCGATCCCGGTCAAAAGAAAGTTCACTTCTGGAATTCACCTATTTACGTCGGACTCGTAATTGGAAAAATAGAAAGGCGTTTAGGAGTCCTTGGAATGAGTGATTCGATGCATAGCCAGTTATTGCTAGATGTCCTCCGCTTCGAATGGTCGCCAAATCTTATCGAAACCATTCTTGCCATTCGAAA AGATTTGCCGCGGTGGGGGAAAGTTGAAGATGTATCGGTACCAGAAGAGAAAACCCCACTACGCGTTTCGCATTCTCTCACAGTGGCCAGCGCTAATATATTTTTGATGATGAAAAAAGAAT gtGCTCTAATGCTCCGTGTCGACTCTTTAGCTGCTGACCAACAACCAGACAAAACGGTAGCATCTATAGAGGGGCTTAAAGGGCTCTTTATAGTTCCTGGAGCTCCTTTTAGTTGCGCCAAATCGTTTGAAATTAAG AAGGGAAACCTTGAACTGTTGCGCCTTCAGTTATCGTTGCGCAAATCGGCCAAGTCGGGGACGATTGACGTGGATCAGCTTGGCCTTAACTGGGATACGCGTCTGCATATGGCTGTCTTACAAGTGATTGAAGAATGGAAACGGTTTCCGTGGTCATTTCACCCAACCGAAACCTGT GCAATCACAAACAAATGTGGGCTTGTCAGTGTAGCTGGTTTACGTGTTTGCTTCCCTTATCGTTACCAATTTTCCGAAGCGTGCCAACAGGAAATGGTCAGCGTCTTCAAGTGGCTAAAATTGTTGCATAAAAAACCGCGACCTGCTGGATATACGGAACCTCTTTATCGTGACATTCGTCTGTCTGTCGCGAAATTCTCAATGGTGTTATGTGACGACCCGTTTGAGGTAAAACTTCGCGATAACTATGAATTGCGAGAAGATGAATTCCGTGAAAGCCTCAAGCGTAAACGAATGTTGGATGCAAAAATTGAAGAACTGCGAAGAACACATCCACTTTTAACGCAA ggtaaaattGACGAACTTTATGCAAATCTGGGAGGTCGAAATGTGGAAATTTTCGTTCAGCGAGCACAGAGAATGTATGAGACAAGGCCGATGCGAACAGCTCTATTTCGCTGGGAAATGGAAGAAGTTGATTTGGTAGCTCTAGCCGATCCCTCTTTTCACGGCTACGCCAATGTCGTCCGCAATATTCAAGAAATGGATCCCGACAGTCCATGGCCAGATGAAGAACTAGAATTTACCACATTATGGTGTCGTGCAGTCCGCGCAACCTCTCGTCAATTGCGATTTTTACTTCGAGATTTCCCTCAACCGCTTCTTGACATACACGAACTGTTACTGTTTGGTCGGCTGGCTGGAGCTGAACAGCAGTCTTCGTGGAGAGCCCGACGAACTTGCAACGTCTTCATAGCACCTCCTTGGAGCGACGTACAGATTGAACGGGGAATGAACCAACTTAAATTTTACCATGATTTTTCCTGTGATGCCGAAAGCTGGCGACTAGCCTACGGAGCCTGCTGGGAACCAGTAATAGCACAATGCAATCTTGCATGGGATTTTGTTTCTCCTCCGTCCaag GATCCGAGTCCAGCCTTGCCCTTCTGGGACAAAATGCGCCTGCTTTTTCATGGTCGCATAACGCTGTCCGTCCAACAGTTAACTCTTCTGCTTCACACATCACTGGATCCTTACAACACCACAGAAGAAATGGAATTGACTTGGACTGATTTGGCAATGGATTGGACAAATGCCAACTTCATCCTGAAAG GTGAATTTAATGTCTATGTCCGAACGGCATCTAAATACGATGATTGTCGCCTCTTACATTTACCGCGATTGAAACTAACCATCGGATTGACGTGGCACTGTTTGGCGGATCCCAACGAACACCTTGCTGTACAGCCATGTGCTCCCAACAGAATCCCGGAGTATTCCAGCAATCAGGAACATGATTCATATCGCGCTTTCCGATCGCAGAGTGTTACCTTGGCCGTTTCTTTAGAAACCAAAGCAAGTGTTATTAGTTCGAATAGCAGCGCAGCTGAAGTCCATGCTCTGGTTTACGGCTCTACATTACGATGGTTCGAGAACCTAAAGTGTATTCTTTCGGGTGTGTCAAGACCTACCCGTCGCGGCCCATTATTTCAAAATACGAAGCCCCGTAAAAGCCAACTTTCACGCCACTATAAGGCGGTGCGTTTGGCTTTGAGCCTCCACCGCTTCCACATTTACTACTG GATGTCGGCGTCGATGCAACGGGGATTCGAACTCATTTGTGGACGATTGACAATGAGCTCGGAACATGCGTTAAGACTAGTCGCTGTGGAAGACGGGCTCAAGCATCGTCCGCGAGCGGATTGGTCTATCGTCTTTTTAAACTGCGAATTGAATGAGGCTGAAGTCTGGCTTCAAAGTGCTCTTG GTAGCGATAGTGACGATAACGCCGAGTTAAACGTTTCTCTACGCCAACCAGTAGAGAAGTTTTATTTCCTTAGTGTACAGCGAGTTTCGTACGGGCGAGAAGCCGTCCTGACACCTCCTTTCGTAGCTCCCGGAACAGCTTCCATTGTACCGACACATCGCTTGGTCGTGCAAGATTTGCGTGCCGCATGGACGAAGAGCAACCGTCAAGTGGCTTTCGCCTTATACGATTCTTGGGTAAAAGCGCAAGTGCTAAAGAGAAATCTTTCGGCTGAGGTGATGAAGCTTCTCAGGATGCCAGAATCGAGCGTCTCGCCCATGAAACCACGAACATCAGCCCGGATTAGCACAGAAGGGGCGCAACCCACTCCTTGTAAATCAAACGCTGGCACTACTTCCAGCAGCTCTACCGGGTCGACTACCGCAGCAACGTCAACCCCCGTAGTGGATTCTATGCTTCAGCAACTTTTGGCCGATCATCGTAACGTGGTGTTCAGTGAGGACCTTAGCTCAACTGGAAGCCGGCCGGCGGTCACCGGAACTAGTACTAGTGAGGGACAAGAAGGAGTCCACCTAAACTGGTTAATTGAGCTTGTTAACAGCCAG GTATTGCTGAAAGGGTGTGAAACAAAAGGATACATCATTTTGGCTGCTGCTCATGCCAAAATCCTGCAAAGACTTCACCCGCCTGTATGGCGCGATCGAAGCTTAGTCTCTAAGACTTCTTGGGTCTGCTCGTTTGATGGCATGCAGTACTTTGCCACCATAAGTGCTGGAGAGCAGGACGCTCTCGACGAGAACATACTTTGGCTCAGCACTGATCATATT GCAGCGCGGCTAGAGCTGGAAAGTCAAACACCATCATCACTGGATTATCTACCCGATATGGTTGGAAGTGGGCAGAGTGTGGGAGGCGTCATCTCCGAAACGGTTGGCGGATGCGATTCTTCAGCTCTTCAGCTACAAAGAATTGTTTCCCGTTGTAATTGCGAAATTGTTTTCGTCAGCTATGGCCAGAACACGCTCGATCTTGATTTAGATAACGATCTAGAAGGGTTGATGGACATACCTCCACCACCCAGCGACGATGTGATGGATTTATGGGCCCAACGAGAACAACCGGTCGATTCGTTCACATTGACCCACCATGATCTCAATATCTGCACCAACTCTCTCCAATACGAGATGCTGTTGGATGTCATCAATAATCTCCTGCTCCATGTTGAACCCCATCGAAAAGAGGCTAGTGAGCGATTGCAGCGGTTACGCTTTCAGCTTCAACTGTCCAGTACAGAAGATCAGCGACGTCCAGTTCAACAAATTCAGAACCAACTCCGTTCGCTCATTTCTCAACTCAGGCGTCTGGAGAAAGATACTTTCATGCTCCAGCGGGCCCTAGCCGAAGACCCGTCAAACGCACAGCTTATAGCTGAATTTGATTCGCTCGAACGCAAAGT ATACGAATGCAAGGAGCAGTTGAATGCGGCAAATGAAGAGCTAGCCATGATGGTTTCCTGCCTCAAAG TTCAATTAACTGCTCATCAGCGTCTACAAGCCGCCCGGCAAGGCAGTAATGTCACTACCGTTCGGACAAGTCAAATTAATTTTAAGCACGCCCAATGGCGACTCACAGAAGCCGACGGCCAACTTGGAATTGCCGACGTCGTACTTACAAACTTTTT ATACAACAAGTTATCCAAAAGTGACGATGCTTGCGAGCACTCGTTGGAAATTGGTTATGTCAGCTTGGCCAATCTTTTGCCTAATCAGATCTACAAGCAAGTCATCGTTCCCACCGAGCTGAACCGCAACATGCCAGTTGATCGACAG GTCGCTGTGCGTATGTTTTCAAGGGATAAAGCTCCCGTCGGAGGTATTTGTATCAAAGAGATCTTTGAAGTTAATGTCGTGCCTTTCACATTTG CCATGACttatcaatttttcaaaacgatgATGCGCTTCTGCTTCCCTGAAAAGGACCCCGAAACGTTAGACGGAGAAGGCGAACATTCAGAGTCGTCGACTGTGAATCGTAAAGGAGGCAAACACTTTAGCAACGTAAACAAGGCTAAACGAGGCAAAGAGTCGAGTTTCTATGTTCCGATTGAAGACGATGTTGAAAAAATGAAG GAAAGAGCTGAAAAGAACAAGTTATTTATCTACATAAAAATCCCCGAAGTCCCTGTCAAGGTTTCCTATAAGggaggaaaagagaaaaacatcGAAGATGTCCATGAATTCTCCTTGGTTGTTCCCACATTGGAATATCATAACGTCACATGGACATGGCTTGATTTATTTCTTGCCATGAAAAATGATTCCAAACGTGTCCTTCTCTCACAA GCAATAAAGCAAAAACTACAAATACGGCCTCGCTCGCACGTTGAGGAGGGTGGTACACCGCAGGAAGAAGACAAGGCGCGTCTACTTTTGGGTGGTCTTTCCATG CCCGGTGATGCTCGTTCAAGCAAGAGAGGTGGATTTTGGAAACCTTCAAAGTAA